The following are from one region of the Dreissena polymorpha isolate Duluth1 chromosome 2, UMN_Dpol_1.0, whole genome shotgun sequence genome:
- the LOC127868569 gene encoding DNA excision repair protein ERCC-1-like isoform X2 yields the protein MFKIPSEKVGSGNEADNIKQGSLFQSYKRKKEDPTDKSESVKVSSAPTVAASVLPSKAQTSKTTVPIGFEKPTSSDNNDPPKNQPTEVDDSRDLRQQQGPASTSNTAPSNTILVNFRQRGNPVLKHIRNIPWQYTSIIPDFVMGKTHCALFLSLRYHQLHPDYVHGRLKELGKGYDLRVLLVQVDVKEAHHLLKELAKMCILANVTMLLAFSAEEAGRYLEAYKVYENKPADALMEKTDASIVSKSMEGIIKASKEDLSLCAGFGPQKAQRLHDVFHEPFRRSHKTS from the exons atgttcaaaatacCGTCAGAGAAAGTTGGTTCTGGAAATGAAGCTGACAAT ATTAAGCAGGGAAGCTTATTTCAGTCATATAAACGTAAAAAAGAAGATCCAACTGACAAAAGTGAAAGTGTTAAAGTGTCATCAGCACCAACTGTGGCTGCATCAGTATTGCCTTCAAAGGCTCAGACTAGCAAAACAACAGTTCCAATtg GTTTTGAGAAACCAACATCTAGTGATAACAACGATCCCCCTAAGAACCAACCAACAGAAGTTGATGATTCAAGAGACTTGAGACAGCAACAAGG ACCTGCATCCACATCCAACACAGCCCCATCAAATACAATTCTGGTGAACTTTCGCCAG AGAGGTAATCCTGTTCTAAAGCATATTCGCAACATTCCATGGCAATACACATCCATCATCCCAGACTTTGTGATGGGGAAAACGCATTGTGCGCTCTTTCTAAG tTTGCGCTATCATCAGCTCCATCCTGATTATGTACATGGGCGATTGAAAGAGCTGGGCAAAGGTTATGACCTGCGTGTCCTACTGGTACAGGTGGATGTG AAAGAGGCGCACCATCTATTGAAGGAATTAGCCAAAATGTGTATACTTGCAAATGTGACCATGCTATTAGCATTCAG TGCGGAGGAGGCAGGCAGGTATCTGGAGGCCTACAAAGTGTACGAAAACAAACCAGCTGATGCCCTCATGGAGAAAACAGATGCAAGTATTGTGTCAAAg TCCATGGAGGGCATAATCAAGGCTAGCAAGGAAGATCTGTCACTCTGCGCAGGATTTGGACCACAGAAA GCACAGCGCCTTCACGATGTATTCCACGAACCGTTCCGTAGATCGCATAAAACCTCCTAA
- the LOC127868569 gene encoding DNA excision repair protein ERCC-1-like isoform X1, with the protein MFKIPSEKVGSGNEADNIKQGSLFQSYKRKKEDPTDKSESVKVSSAPTVAASVLPSKAQTSKTTVPIGFEKPTSSDNNDPPKNQPTEVDDSRDLRQQQGPASTSNTAPSNTILVNFRQRGNPVLKHIRNIPWQYTSIIPDFVMGKTHCALFLSLRYHQLHPDYVHGRLKELGKGYDLRVLLVQVDVKEAHHLLKELAKMCILANVTMLLAFSAEEAGRYLEAYKVYENKPADALMEKTDASIVSKLTECLTVVKSVNKTDAMTLLTAFKSMEGIIKASKEDLSLCAGFGPQKAQRLHDVFHEPFRRSHKTS; encoded by the exons atgttcaaaatacCGTCAGAGAAAGTTGGTTCTGGAAATGAAGCTGACAAT ATTAAGCAGGGAAGCTTATTTCAGTCATATAAACGTAAAAAAGAAGATCCAACTGACAAAAGTGAAAGTGTTAAAGTGTCATCAGCACCAACTGTGGCTGCATCAGTATTGCCTTCAAAGGCTCAGACTAGCAAAACAACAGTTCCAATtg GTTTTGAGAAACCAACATCTAGTGATAACAACGATCCCCCTAAGAACCAACCAACAGAAGTTGATGATTCAAGAGACTTGAGACAGCAACAAGG ACCTGCATCCACATCCAACACAGCCCCATCAAATACAATTCTGGTGAACTTTCGCCAG AGAGGTAATCCTGTTCTAAAGCATATTCGCAACATTCCATGGCAATACACATCCATCATCCCAGACTTTGTGATGGGGAAAACGCATTGTGCGCTCTTTCTAAG tTTGCGCTATCATCAGCTCCATCCTGATTATGTACATGGGCGATTGAAAGAGCTGGGCAAAGGTTATGACCTGCGTGTCCTACTGGTACAGGTGGATGTG AAAGAGGCGCACCATCTATTGAAGGAATTAGCCAAAATGTGTATACTTGCAAATGTGACCATGCTATTAGCATTCAG TGCGGAGGAGGCAGGCAGGTATCTGGAGGCCTACAAAGTGTACGAAAACAAACCAGCTGATGCCCTCATGGAGAAAACAGATGCAAGTATTGTGTCAAAg TTGACTGAATGCTTAACTGTTGTGAAATCAGTGAACAAGACTGACGCCATGACTCTGCTGACTGCTTTTAAG TCCATGGAGGGCATAATCAAGGCTAGCAAGGAAGATCTGTCACTCTGCGCAGGATTTGGACCACAGAAA GCACAGCGCCTTCACGATGTATTCCACGAACCGTTCCGTAGATCGCATAAAACCTCCTAA